In Acinetobacter sp. WCHAc010034, a genomic segment contains:
- a CDS encoding tetratricopeptide repeat protein, with product MKNISILVFLNFLCFPSSAFCSAEEGLTAYSKKNYTLAVKEFEKSSDSGDVQATHYLASMYYQGYGVKKNLAKAAVLFTQSANQNYAPSLSNLAVMYSKGEGVKKDMEKSWEYQIKAAQAGDAQSQFNLGQMYRKGEYVQQSFPKALLWYLKSAEQFYTPAYNEIGLLYAQGLGIKKDFIIGYAWIYLAAENGNPEAKLNLKNFDQILDSAPKHQGQTIAKSILL from the coding sequence ATGAAGAATATAAGCATTTTAGTATTTTTAAATTTTCTTTGTTTTCCAAGTTCGGCATTTTGTTCGGCAGAGGAGGGTTTAACAGCGTATTCTAAAAAAAATTATACATTGGCTGTTAAAGAGTTTGAAAAATCCTCAGATAGCGGAGATGTTCAAGCAACCCATTATTTAGCAAGCATGTACTATCAAGGATATGGCGTTAAAAAGAATTTAGCCAAGGCTGCTGTATTATTTACACAGTCTGCAAATCAAAATTATGCGCCTTCTCTTTCGAATTTAGCTGTTATGTATTCAAAAGGGGAAGGTGTTAAAAAGGATATGGAAAAATCTTGGGAATATCAGATTAAAGCTGCTCAAGCAGGCGATGCGCAGTCTCAATTTAATTTAGGGCAAATGTATAGAAAAGGGGAATATGTTCAACAAAGTTTTCCTAAAGCGCTCTTATGGTATTTGAAATCAGCTGAACAATTTTATACTCCTGCTTATAATGAAATTGGACTTCTATATGCGCAAGGCCTAGGTATAAAAAAAGATTTTATTATTGGGTATGCATGGATTTATTTAGCTGCAGAAAATGGCAATCCTGAGGCAAAGCTGAATCTGAAAAATTTTGATCAGATATTAGATTCAGCGCCAAAGCATCAAGGCCAAACAATTGCTAAGTCTATTCTTCTGTAA
- a CDS encoding ankyrin repeat domain-containing protein: protein MKLNSFSPIPEDDEELHLPELVYWASLGGLAEVEQLLASGSDANTADEEGYSALHAAAENGYLDVVKLLISKGADAQHKTQYTALELAEMAGNSEVAAYLKSL, encoded by the coding sequence ATGAAACTCAACTCATTCTCCCCAATCCCTGAAGATGATGAAGAGCTGCATCTTCCTGAACTGGTGTACTGGGCATCTTTAGGCGGCTTGGCTGAAGTTGAACAGCTGCTGGCCAGCGGTTCAGATGCCAATACTGCAGATGAAGAAGGCTACAGCGCGCTGCACGCCGCTGCGGAAAACGGCTATTTAGATGTGGTGAAGCTGCTGATCAGCAAAGGCGCGGATGCACAGCACAAAACACAGTACACGGCCTTAGAGCTGGCAGAAATGGCAGGCAATTCAGAAGTCGCGGCCTATTTAAAAAGCCTTTAA